The window CTTGGGCCGCCTTGGCACCAGCATTCCGAGCGACAGATAACCCAAGGGTTTCTTCATAGACATAATGCAGTTGCGAATGAGGTAATCGAGCCTCAACCACGGCTCGGGTTGTATCCGTTGAGGCATTGTCTACCACAATGACCTCATAGTCTGAGAAGTCTTGGGCGAGTAAGCTATCAATTGCCGCGCCCAAATAGTCATCGCGGTTATGAGTACAAATAATGGCTGAGATGCGAGGAGGAGACATGGGGGCACGATACTCCGCAGGCATTACATTGTCATGTCCTAAGCATTCCCGAAATAAATTCCATTCTCTTCATTTTGACTCATCTCCCCGTTTCGCTAAAGCGCTGACTATGTACGCTAATATCCGTGGAGCTACTGTAAACGGCAATAACTTCAGGCATGGATAGTTTTCAGACGTTGCGAGACTTGCCGCAAATTGAGTTGGCTCCCCTGATTGACCATTCTTTGCTAACTCCCACGGCGACCCCGGAGCAGGTGATGCACTGGTGTAGTGAGGCAGATCGCTATGGGTTTGCAGCGGTTTGCGTCTCTCCAGCCTATGTTGCCTTGGTTCGGGAACAGCTTCAGGGGAAACGTCCGGCTGTGTGTACGGTGATTGGCTTTCCGACCGGAGCCACCACGTCAACCTGTAAGCTGTATGAGGCTCAAGAGGCGGCGGAGAACGGAGCCACTGAGTTAGATGTGGTGATTAACCTTGGCTGGCTCAAATCTGGGCAGCGCGATCGCGTCCATCGAGAAATTGCTGAGATCTGTGAGGAAACTGGGCAAACGGTGAAAGCCATTCTAGAAACTAGCCTGCTCACACCGGCAGAAATTCAGGTAGCAGCAGAACTGTGCCTGGATGCAGGCGTGGCGTTCCTAAAAACCAGTACGGGCTGGCAGGGCGGAGCTACCGTGGAAACAGTCCGGCAATTGCGATCGCTGACGCGGGGCCAGGTGGGTATTAAAGCTTCTGGGGGCATTCGTACGGCTGAGCAAGCCCTGCTGTTGGTAGAAGCAGGGGCCACTCGTTTGGGGACTTCGAAAGGCCCTGATTTGGTTCAGCAACAAAAAGATCTGGCTGACCAGTAGGGGATTGTTATAGCGACCGCCTGCCTTGCCGAAAAAGTATTCGGGGTAACCCCTAAACTTTTGGCTGGGCAGCCTTGGCTTTCCGTTCGCTGTGGCGGTCTGTGAGGTCGTCTACTTTGTCCCGCAGCAGTAGCGTAAAGCGATACAGTTCTTCCATGACGTCGATCACGCGATCACGGTAGGCTGAGTCTTGCATTCTGCCATCTTCATGGAATTCTTGATAAGCCTTCGCCACAGAAGACTGGTTGGGGATCGTAAACATCCGCATCCAGCGCCCTAAAAGCCGTAGAGTATTGACCGCATTAAAGGACTGTGACCCGCCGGAGACTTGCATCACGGCTAAGGTTTTTCCTTGGGTGGGGCGTATCGCTCCAATGTTGAGAGGAATCCAATCAATTTGAGTTTTCATCAGGCCTGAAATGTTGCCATGCAGTTCTGGGCTAGACCACACCTGACCCTCTGACCATTGAGAAAGTGCTCGCAGTTCCTGCACTTTAGGGTGGGTCTCGGGTTCGGCACCATGCAGGGGTAAGCCACGAGGGTCAAAGAACTTCACCTCAGCGCCAAAGTCCTGGATGATGCGAGCGGCTTCCTCGGCCAAAAGACGACTGTAAGAGCGCTCCCGCAGGGAACCGTAGAGAAAGAGAATCCTGGGTTTGTGGTCAAAACTCATAGTGCAATTCAAAAACAAGGCGACAAAACACGTTTGAAGTCAAAACTGAAAGATTGTGAGTGGCAGAGAGTGCTCCTAAGCACAGCAGGTGTTTTGGGTTTGTTCAGGGGCAGTGTCGGCAACTTTGACGACAAAAATTTCCCAGCGGTTGCCGTTGGGGTCAGTGACCCAGACTTTGTCCTGCAGGGCGTAGCAGCAGTCGGTGTCGTGTTCTTCGAAGGTCGCGAGCCCAGCTGCTTTAAAGCGGGCGATCGCAGCCTGAACGGCTTCAGAGCTATCGACCTGAATCCCCAGATGAGAGAGGGTTCCGAG is drawn from Leptolyngbya sp. SIO1E4 and contains these coding sequences:
- the arsH gene encoding arsenical resistance protein ArsH; this encodes MSFDHKPRILFLYGSLRERSYSRLLAEEAARIIQDFGAEVKFFDPRGLPLHGAEPETHPKVQELRALSQWSEGQVWSSPELHGNISGLMKTQIDWIPLNIGAIRPTQGKTLAVMQVSGGSQSFNAVNTLRLLGRWMRMFTIPNQSSVAKAYQEFHEDGRMQDSAYRDRVIDVMEELYRFTLLLRDKVDDLTDRHSERKAKAAQPKV
- the deoC gene encoding deoxyribose-phosphate aldolase; translated protein: MDSFQTLRDLPQIELAPLIDHSLLTPTATPEQVMHWCSEADRYGFAAVCVSPAYVALVREQLQGKRPAVCTVIGFPTGATTSTCKLYEAQEAAENGATELDVVINLGWLKSGQRDRVHREIAEICEETGQTVKAILETSLLTPAEIQVAAELCLDAGVAFLKTSTGWQGGATVETVRQLRSLTRGQVGIKASGGIRTAEQALLLVEAGATRLGTSKGPDLVQQQKDLADQ
- a CDS encoding VOC family protein; its protein translation is MTAFKTHVALRVTDLDRSIAFYRAMLGAEPVKHKADYAKFDLENPGLNLTLNVSPDVSSLGTLSHLGIQVDSSEAVQAAIARFKAAGLATFEEHDTDCCYALQDKVWVTDPNGNRWEIFVVKVADTAPEQTQNTCCA